DNA from Halomonas sp. GFAJ-1:
GGCGATACTCTGCGCCATCCCAGTGAATCTTGCTGACGCCTTGGTAGGCCAGTTGCTGCGCAGCAGATACGCTCTCTCCTAACGCGGTAACACACAGCACTCGGCCGCCAGCGGTGGCGATACTGCCTTGATCGGTTTGCACGGTTCCTGCATGAAAAACTTTACAGTGTGTTTTCTCTGCCGCTTCCAACCCCTGGATAACATCGCCTTTACGATAGCTACCCGGGTAACCGCCTGCCGCTATCACAACGCCTACAGCAGCCCGGCTATCCCATTCGCACTGCTGTCCGGCAAGCTCGCCTTTTGCTCCAGCCAAGCAAAGTGCAGCAAGGTCTGACTGCAAACGCAGCATAATTGGCTGTGTTTCAGGATCACCAAAGCGACAGTTGTACTCAATGACTTTAGGATTTCCTTCGGCGTCAATCATAAGCCCAGCATAAAGAAAGCCCGTATACGCATTGCCCTCTTTCGCCATGCCCCGCACGGTTGGCAGAATGACCTGCTCCATGATGCGTTCGTCTACTTCTGGAGTAACTACCGGGGCTGGTGAATATGCACCCATGCCTCCCGTATTTGGGCCAGTGTCGCCATCGTAGGCACGCTTGTGGTCTTGGCTAGTGGCCATTGGCACCACATTCTCACCATCCACCATGACGATAAAGCTCGCTTCTTCTCCCTCAAGAAACTCTTCAATAACCACGCGAGCACCCGCGTCCCCGAAAGCATTAGCGTCAAGCATATCGCGAACCGCTGATTCCGCCTCCGCTTCACTCATCGCCACAATGACGCCTTTACCAGCGGCTAACCCGTCCGCTTTAATCACAATCGGCGCGCCTACTTCCGCTAAGTAAGCGAGCGCTGGCTCTACGGTGGTGAATGTTTGATAGTCAGCGGTAGGAATTTTATGGCGGGCCAAAAAATCTTTCGTGAACGACTTGGAGCCTTCCAGCTGAGCGGCCTGTTGAGTAGGACCAAAAATCGTTAGCCCTGCTGCCTGAAAACGGTCAACAACACCGTCAACCAAGGGGGCTTCAGGCCCTACTACAGTTAAACCAATTTGCTCGCGCTGAGCAAACGCGACTAATTCAGCCAAATCGGTCGCGGCAATATCAACATTGGTGAGGCCAGGCTCCGTTGCCGTGCCCGCATTACCTGGGGCGACAAACACCTGTTCGACATCACTAGATTGAGCCAATTTCCATGCCAACGCATGTTCACGGCCACCGCCACCTATCATCAAAACTTTCATGGTCGTCCTTCTTAAACGAGAGAGCGTTTATGGGGCGCATTATGCCACAACGCAGCCCCAAGTGGTCTTATGTGTAAGTAGAGGCTCTGACAGCGACAACGTGGATAAGTAGCGGCTTATGAACAGTGGCGTTACGGCTTTTTATCCTCTTTAGGTTCCGGCTTCTCTTCGTCTTCCGGTGGCGTTGGCTGGTTGATCGCTTTTTGCCAAAAACGCATGTTCTCTTCCGCCAGTTCGCGCATAAACTCTATGGGCGAATGGCGCATGGCCTGCTTCCACTGGGTTTGCATACGTTTTTGCTGTTCCAGCATCAGCTGAGTGCCCTGCTCAAGATAGCGAGCCAAAGGTAGCGGAGAAGACATATCGTAAACACGAATCAACTGGGCCAACAGGTCATTAGAAAACACCTCTGCCTCGCTATCCGCTTGCTCCTGTTCGATAATAATCGACAGTAAAATCGTGCGCGTTAAGTCTTCACCGCTTTTAGCATCCTCGACGCGAAAAGGCTCTTCTTCAATAATCAAACACCGCAGATCTTCAAGCGTTACGTAACGACTCTGTTGAGTATCGTATAACCTGCGGTTGGCATATTTGCGAATTACGCGCACTGCGCATCTCCTTAAACGTGATAGAGGCTTTTGTCGCCGTTGCTGGTATTGTGCCTGCAACACACGCTCATGCAAGCCAGCTTAACCGATTAGCCGCGTTAAGCGAGCCTCTCTTATGACAATAGACGACCACCATGAACCTGATTCTGCTTGATCCCAACGACATAGGCGCTGACCACCATGTTCGCATTACCGATGCCCGCCGTCTCAAACATTTAATAGAGGTTAATCGCGCCACCGAAGGCGAAAGCTTCAACGTGGGCATTCAAGGCGGCAACATGGGCAAAGCCGAACTTATTGAGCTAAGCCATGAGCAAGCTATTTTCTCACTAGGCCAGTTAGAAGAATTACCGCCACCTCCCCTGCCCGTTCATTTGGTACTGGCCCTGCCTCGCCCTCGCATGCTGGCTCGCACCCTGGAGCACGTCACTGCCCTAGGGGTAAAACAGATCACTCTGCTGCACACCAAGCGGGTAGAGAAAAGTTACTGGCAGTCGCCAGAGCTTCGCCCGGATAAAATACATCAGCACCTGTTACTCGGCCTTGAACAAGCCAGAGATACTCAGCTGCCCACCATCACTCTACGTAAAGGCTTTAGGCCGTTTATTGAGGTGCAGTTGCCGGCATTGCTGAATGAACGGCGTGGCTTAGTCGCCCACCCCGGCATGCCAAACCCATGCCCTAGAGGCATTAGCGATGAAACGCTGCTGCTTGTTGGCCCAGAAGGGGGATTCATAGAGTGGGAAGTAGAGCAGTTGCTTGCCGCAGGCTGCCAAGGCATGCACCTAGGCCCTCGCATTCTGCGGGTCGAAACGGCAGTTACAGCGCTGTTATCACGGCTGTTTTAAGAGGCTATGAGACAGACGACCCTGCGCCTGTGATTACACACTCATTAGGTCTGCTCATCGTCGGGGTCGTAAGGCACGTGCTCTGCATTATCCCCACACTTAGGGTTTTGCAAAAACGTGCTACGTACATCAAGCAAGCCTAAGTGACTGATCGTGCGGCGGCCTAAGAGCAGTGGGTAGATCATCTCTTCGCGATCACGCAGGCTAAACTGCTCTTCGTAAAGTGTATCGCCCATACAGACATCCATCAGTACTACTGGACGTTCATCGCGTCCCCCGGCGCCTCGCACCGTAAGCTCGCGATATAGTGGACGCTCAATTTGATCGCTAAACGTTTCACCACTCTCTTGATCTTCGAGCTTTAGGCGAAAACGTACCCACTCTTCGCCCGCTTTTTCAAAAAGCTCGATATCACGTGCATCCATCGATGACGTAAGGGCGCCGCTATCCAACTTCGCCTTAACCGCAATACCCCAAGGCTCGATAGTGGCATTTTCAACCCAACCAAAGACATCAGGCTTCTCAGCGTTAGCGTTGGTACCTATCATTAAGGTACCGACCATTACCGTAGTTGCTAATGCGCCTGCCCATGTCGCGCCTAAAAACGTTTTACCCATTGCATCTCGTCCCTGTTGAGAAATTAATTAGCGAAGCAGATCCAGCAACGCCTGGGTTGCGAAACCATCCGGCGTCAGCCCCTGATCACGCTGGAAAGCGCGCACTCCTTCCCGCGTATTGGGTCCCATAATACCGTCTGCGGTACCCACCGAATAACCAGCACTGTTCAAACGCTGCTGGAGAGTTCTGACATCATCACGGGTTAAAGGTGCCTGATCTCTCGGCCAAGAGCCGCTGATACCCGCTCGACCAGCAATGGCGTCGGCAAGTGTCGCCACGGCTAACGCGTAGCTGGTCGCGTTGTTGTAACGCAAAATAGCGCGGAAATTAGCCCCTACTATAAAGGCAGGCCCTTCTGCCCCCGCAGGGACTATAACGGCAGCGCTCTCAAATGCTGGAAGCTCACCACTCACCGCACGTACACCCTGCGCTGCCCACTCCGCACTACTGCGCCGCTCGGTTTGCGAATAATCAAACGATGACGGTAGCACGACCTCTGCGCCCCACGGCTGCCCTGACTGCCAGCCAGCACGCGCCAAGTAATTGGCCGTTGAGGCCATCACATCAGGAATACTACCCCAAATATCACGGCGGCCGTCGTTGTCGCCATCCACTGCATAGGCTTCAAAACTACTGGGTATGAACTGAGTATGTCCCATAGCCCCTGCCCACGAACCGCGCATTTGCTCAGCGGCGATATCCCCCTGATCTATAATCCGCAGCGCGGCGAGAAGCTCTCCCCGGGCAAAATCCTGGCGGCGCCCGTCATACGCCAGCGTCGCGAGTGACTCTAGCGTTGAGAAGTCGCCAAAATTGCTACCGTAGTTACTTTCGATACCCCAAATCGAGACAATAATTTCAGCGGGAACACCATAGCGTCGCTGCATTTCGAGAGCCGTGTCACGATGCTGTTCAAGCTTTTCACGACCATTATTGATACGTGTACTAGACACAGCCGTGTCCAAGTAGTCCCATATCGGGCGGACAAACTCAGGCTGATGGCGATCAAGTTCAATGACACGCTCGCGATAGCGCAGCCCGTCAAAAGCAGAAACAAGCGTTGCTTCACTAATGCCTTGAGCAGCAGCATAACGCCTAAACTCACTCAACCATTGATTAAAACTGGCATAGCGAAGCTCTTCTGCTGCCCGCGCATCTACTTCAGTCATTAACCGCTGGCTCGCCTGTGCGTCGACACTCACTACAGAGGCCGCACCTGTCGCGAGCAGTAATGATAAGCAAAACGCCGCACCAGAACCTAGTGACCCTTTATTTTTCAATAACATAGCAACACTCTCTCGGCAATCCTTAGCGTGAGCCTGATAATGACGTAGAAAGCCGACAGATACTAGCCCCGCGCTAGCCGCGTAAGCGTAACAACAGAAACCCATGGAGAATAGCAACCACCAACGTAAGCACAGCGCGAAGCAGAAGGTACCAGCGAGGAAAACCGACCCGCCCTTCGCGGCTCATGTCGTAACCACCTATTAGTATAAAACCCGCTAATAAAATCCAGAGACCAGAGACTGTGTTCATCATGAGTGCTGGCCAAGCAAGTAAACTCGGCACCATAGCGAGCACTAATCGGCGGCGACTGCCCTCCTGAGCGTTTTGAACAGCCGCCCCCCAATGCACCCCACCTAAGAAAGATAGGATCACCGCGCTGTAATAAACAAAACTGTAAGTGGCCACTACTTGCCACACAGTAGGGCCCCACCATACGAGCAACAGCGCAACCGCAAAAGGAATTAACCCAGCAACGCCCAATCCCCAGGCTAAACGGCGATCACTGCACAGCAGCTTCATTACTCCCCCCTTGTTTGTGCTCGGCATTTAAAGGCTCAGCTTCCGCAATCAACCAGCGCTGCCACTCGTCAGGCATCACCAGTGGCTCAGGGAACTGCGTCGGCGCTACGCGCCAAGGTTGATGACGCTCTAAGCCACACGGCAGTGACGCTAAAGCGGGTAGCCAATAGGCAACATACAGCCCTTTTGGATCATAGTGCCCAGCCTGCTTGAGTACATTAAAATAGCGATCCTGACGGGGGTCACGTCCAACGCCTGCAATATAGCGCCAGTTGCCCCAATTACTGGCAACGTCGTAATCAATCAAGCAGTGTTCGAACCACCACGCGCCTAGCCGCCAATCTACCTCTAAATCTTTTACCAAAAAGCTCGCTACATTCTGACGCGAGCGATTAGATATCCACCCAGTACGATAAAGCTCAAGCATAGCAGCATCAATAAAAGGCACACCGGTGGAAGCGTTGCGCCATGCATTAAAGGCTTCGGTTGGCTCGGGTAACTCTTCACGACCGAACAGTAAACGGCCTTCAAGCTGGGCTGCACGATGGAAATAGTCGCGCCACAGCAGTTCAAAAATAATCCAGTAGCTTGACTCCGTGCTGCCGTTCACCTCTTCCCATGCCTTAACCTCTTGATGGACTTGCCGCGCTGATAAGCAGCCGCGCGCTAGCCAGGGAGAAAGTCGCGTCGAAAAACTAGCACCTAATAAACCATTGCGAGTTTTCTTATACGACTCACCCCCTTTTTGCTGCCACAAATAGTTCTTCAGCCTATCGACTGCAGCAGCCTCACCGCCTATAAACGTAAAGCCTTGCCGATCATCCGGCTGCCATGCATCACTGTCTTGGCATACTGACTTAAGCGGCGGAAAGCCACGTGGCGCGTCTGGCCAGGATGGCAAGGTCACTGGCGCATGCATAGGGGGAGCAATGACACATTGTTTTTCAACACTTCTACGAAATGCTGAAAAATTTGCGGGCAGCAGCTCTGCTGCGAAGGGTAACGTATCGGCGCTAATTAAGTAGCCACTATCAACACAGGCTAACTGAATTGAGGCTGGAAGCTGCTGTGACACTTTAGCGATATGTGCCACTTCTTCGCTACCAGAGTGTGCTGCCGTTCGGACTTGCCGGGCATTTAATGACGTTGCTAGCTGAACAACCACCTCAGCAGGGTCGCCAATACGCACTAATAAGTCACTGCCACGTTGCAACAGCTCGCCACGGAGTTCCATTAAGCTTTGCCAGAGAAACCTCAGCCGGGCAGGGCCTAACCTGGGCGTTGGCTCTCCTGCCACACAAGGCTGCAACCAGTTCTGATCTAGCACGTAAAGGCAAAGCAATTGTTCAGGAGGAGAATCAAATTGTAATAACGGATTATCGGCTACGCGCAAGTTGTCTTGCAGCCAGACAATGTCAATCGTAGTGGTCATGCACTTGCCTCCTAGGCGTGCTTTACTGCTTGGATTCGCGACGACAGCGTTCGCTGCAGTAGCGCACTTCATCCCAACAGCGCGCCCATTTCTTTCGCCAACTAAAGGGGCGTAAGCAGTGGGCGCACTCTTTTTGCGGTAGATTTTGCTTGTGATGCATGAGTCTTTCTCTGTATCTCGCAGCGCGCTAACCTTAAATGTAACCTCAAAAGATAGACACGCCGAACACATTGGTACAATTATTGTACATGAAAAATATATTTATACGGCGCTATTTGTGATTTTCAGGCGTAAAAAAAGCCACCCCGTAGGATGGCTTGTGCTGATAGCGAGCGGAGAGAGCTTAATCTCAAACCCACATTAACGGTGATGTTTGTGCGGCCGCCATTAACAATAGCGTTTAGCGTCTGCTTAACTGGGATCAGTTTCCCGTGGATGACGTTTAGCGTTTTCGTGGGTTTCAAGGCCACTTTTTAGCTCATGGGTTAGCGGATCATAGTTAGGGCGCAGCTCATCTTTAACGGTGCCACTCCATAGCCGTGAACCAACAAAGTAGGCTGCTCGGCCAATCACGTGAGCGGCTACCGGCGCCGTCATTAGAATAAACACAATAATGGCAAACGAACGGGCCACTATACCCACTTCTGCAAAGTGCATGGCTGCTGCGAGCATGATCAAAATTACCCCTAGTGCAGCCGCCTTGGTAGTGGCATGCATGCGGGTTAATAGATCCGGCAAACGTAATAGGCCAATGGCCGCTAGCAGCATAAATAGTGAGCCCGCTATCAGCAGCGTACCTTTGATAAACTCAATCATCCCGCGGCCCCCCACGTTCCAAAAAGCGTGCAAAACCAATGGCCGCCAAAAAGCCCATTAGTGCAATAACAATGGCAGCATCAAGAAAGCTCGCCACGCCAGACTGAATAGCGTAGACCCCCACCAGACCAACCACCGTGGTAGAGAAAAGCTCCAAAGCTACTACACGGTCTGGCAGGCTAGGGCCTCGCACAACTCGTACAAAAGTCAAGACAAGCGCCATACCCATAATAATTTGGCTGATTAATATAACGGTATCCATCAACGAAATAACTCCAGTGCGCGATGCTCCATGTTTTTAAGGCTGCGCCGTAGCTCATCTTCATCATCTAAGAACATCGCATGAATATAGAGCACTTTACGATCATCAGACACGTCTAAACTTAGTGTGCCTGGTGTTAACGAGATAAGACTCGCCACCATGGTAATTTCCATTTCAGTCCGGGCCGAAAGGGGGAAGGCAATGACGCCAGGCTGCATATGCCAAGGAGGCGTGAGCACGTCAAACGCTACGCGTAGGTTGGCTTGCATTAGCTCTTTGATAAAAAAGCAAATAAAGCCAATTATTCTTGGCACTCGCGCTGGGTAGCCTTTTAGTGAGTCTACCTGCGGCTCAATGAGCACCAGCGCTATATAGCCAAACACCACACCGACCAGCATATTCAGCCCTGAAAAGTCGCCGCTTAACAGCACCCAGGCCAAGCCTAGCATAAGGTTCCAAATTGCACCGGTCATGGGGTTCCCTCCATGCTTTCACCTACCTGCTCTGCCTGTATCTCGGTGGGCGTTAGCAGCGCCGACTCAGCACTGGCAGAAGGCCCCAATACTGCTTCAATATAACCAGCGGGCGTCATGAGCTGATCACCAATAAGGTTCATTACCTGCATAATGGGCTCCGCAAAGACACCTATTAACAGCGACATCGCGGCTAATACCACTACCGGCAGGTACATAATCCAAAGGCTAGGTTTCAATAAGCGGCCATCATCCCCCACGGGGGTTTGCGATGCAGGCACGTGATTCTCTTCTGGCAAGGCCTTCCAAAACACCTCGTTCCAAATTTTCACCATGGAGTAAAGCGTCATAACACCCACTGCAAGGGCAATACCCGTCGCTACATAAGCCCCGGCCTCGATGCCAGCCCGCACCAGCACGAATTTGGCAAAGAAACCCGATAGCGGGGGAATACCCGCCAGCGAAAAGGCAGAGATAAAGAAGGCAACGGCTAACCATGGGCGCTCACGATAAAGCCCGCCCATTTTTTTAAGCTGATAAGTACCTTGTAAACGATGGGTGATACCACTGATCAAGAAAAGATTCGTCTTAACAATAATGTTGTGCATGATGGCAAAAACACCACCGGCAATCGCCAAGGGAGTGTAAAGCGCCAGCCCCAATATCATGTAGCCAATCTGGCTAACGATGTGAAAAGAGAGGATACGCCTGAACTCATATTGGGCGGCCGCCCCTAACACGCCAGTCACCATGGTCAACACGGCCCCCCACAGCATAATATCCTGCAGGTACCCCATGGTCTGATCAAACATCAGTGTAAAGACACGGAAAAGTGAATAAACGCCCACTTTTGTTAACAAACCGGCAAACAGCGCCGAAACCGCCACCGGTGGGGTGTGATAAGACGCCGGTAACCAGAAAAACAGTGGAAAAGCTGCCGCTTTAATACCGAAGGCCACCATAAACATGACGGCCAACACTTCAACCATGCCGCTGTGCTCGGCTTCGTCCAAGCGCAGCGCAATATCGGCCATATTGAGCGTACCGACAGTGCCGTATAAAAGGCCAATGGCGGTTAAGAAGATAACCGATGCCAGCAGGTTCAAGGTCACGTACTTAATTGCACCTTCCATCTGCGCCCGCTCACCGCCCAAGATCAGCAGCGCAAACGAGGCAACCAGCATGACCTCGAACCATACGTAGAGGTTAAAGATATCGCCCGTTAGAAAGCCACCGGCTACCCCTGCTAACAGCAAATGCATAAGGGGATAGTAGCCAAACTTTTCATGCCCTCGGCCGGTCGAGGCCAGCGAGTAAACCCCCATCGCCAACCCGATGATACCTGTCATCAGTATCATGACCGCACTGAGCATATCCGCGATTAACGTGATACCAAAGGGCGCTGGCCAATTGCCCATTTGCATAGTGACGTAGCCATCTGACAGTACTGCAACAAACAGCCATAAACTAGCTAGCAGGAGCGCTACGTTGCCCGCAACAGCAAAAAAGCGCTGCATAGGGCGTGAACGCCAAAAAAGCAGTGAAATTGCTCCAGAAAGCAGCGGCAACAGGACGGGAAGTGCAACTTCAGGCCTCACGTGTCGGTATCCTTCATTTTGTCCAAATCATCTGCCTTAACAATCTCGTAGGCTCGGCGAATCAATACCACCGCGAACGCCAGCACGCCAAAAGCGATCACAATAGCGGTCAAAACCACCGCTTGGGGGAGCGGGTCAGCCACCTCTCCCAAAGGCTGCAGCATGCCTTCAGGTATCAAGGGGGGTGCGCCTCTTGTCATTCCGGCCGTTGTAAAAATAAGTAGATTGGCGCCGTTGGAAAGCAGTAATAGGCCAATCACTAATTTAACAATTGAGCGGCGAAGCATCATAAAAATGGCGGCGGCGTACAGTAGCCCAATCGCCAATGCCATTATTGGTTCCATTGAAGGCCTCCTGTTAACTTAGGGTTCATCCTTATCCACCTCCATCAAGGCCATGACCATTCCCATTACCGAGCCAAGTACCGCAAGGTAAACCCCAACATCAAAAATAAGCGGGGTAGAGGCTTTAAAATCGATAACAGGGATCGTCCACCACTGAGCTGTTAGGAAGGGCTGCCCCATAAACCAAGCTGGCACCACAGAGATCATGCCAAGCAGTAGCCCCACGCCAATCAAATCCCGGGGGTCCACCATACGCAGCACTGCTTTAGTGGCACTGACGCCAAATGCAAACAGGTAGAGCGTGAACGCCCCTGCTGCCACTAGCCCGGCAATAAACCCACCGCCGGGTTCATCATGGCCACGCAGCAATAAAAAGACCGAAAACATTAACTGCAACGGCATTAAAAAGCGCGCGGCCGTATTAAGAATAATGGTGCCTGACTTAACCATCGTACGGCTCCTTAGCGCTATTTTTGTCGCCCTCGTTGGCTTTATCACCAGTGGTGTCATGACGCAGCTTCAGCATGGCGATTACGCCAATCGCGGCCAATGCAAGAACGAACATTTCTCCTAAGGTGTCGAGTGCACGGTAATCCACCAGAATGACGTTTACGATATTGCGGCCATGTGCCAGCGGCGCGCTATTCTCCACCATATAGGTGGAGATTGTTTCAAACTGATCGATACTCCACGCAGTCATGATGAGCAGAAAAATCAACACCCCCATCATGGCTGCGACAAAGCCGTCTCGTATACGCTCAAGACTGGTTGAGAGGTTCGAAAACCGCGGCAACCGGAACAATACTAATACCAGTAAGATAACGGTAAGGGTCTCGACCAGTAGCTGGGTAATCCCCAGGTCAGGAGCGCTAAAGAGAATAAAGAGCAGCGCGATAGAGAAGCCCATAATGCCGACGGACACCACAGCACCTAGACGAGAGCGGGAAATCGTCGCAAAGAGCGCACCCATCACCATCGTGCCCACAACGATTATTTCGTGAAAGCGAACATCCAACGTAAACGCTAGCTGGGGGGAGTGACGCAGCAAGATTGAGTTGCCGATCAATCCAATAAGCACCAGCAGCATCACCAGAATGTAATTTCGCATGTAGCCGTTTTGCAGCAGATGCGTTTGCCACTCGGAGAAGCGCACAACACCGTTCATGAATCCTTCGTAGCCAGCCTCAGGACCATGGCGCATGACCGGCGCCAATATAGACAGTTTTGCGCGAACGCGATCCCACCGCTTAAACAGTAAAAAGCCCAGCCCGAGGCTAACGATCGACATAATCAACGCAGCATTAATGCCGTGCCAAAGCGAGAGAGATACCGCTAGCGGCTTCCCGGCCACCGCCGTTGCGGCCGCTGTCAAGAGTGCATCGCCACCCAGTACGGCGGGGAGCAGCCCCAGCGAAAGTGACCCCACTACCAATAAGCCTGGGCCAAGCAACATACTAAAAGGTGCTTCATGGGGTGTTTTAGGCGTTTCGTGGCGATGCCCATAAAACGGCCGTAGGGCAATAATCGCCGCCACCGCGATGGTTAGAATGGCAGACATAAACGCAAAGAGTATCAATAATGCTCTGAACCCATCAGCGCCAAACACTGCCTCAAGCATCAACTCCTTTCCGATAAATCCAAAGAGCGGCGGCACACCCGCTAGCGAAAGTGCCGCTATCATGGCAATGGCTGCCGTTATTGGCATTTGCTTGCGTAACCCGCCCATGGCCGTCACGTCTTTGGTGCCGGTTTCATGATCCAAAATACCGGCCACCATAAAGAGCGCGCCTTTATACATGGAGTGGCCCAGCAAGAACGTCACAAAGGCAGTCATTGCATAATCAGTGCCGATCCCCACTAGCATGGTCAAGGTGCCCAAGGCCATGATGGTGGAGTATGCGAGCAGCTTCTTAATATTGGTATGCTGGATCGCCAGGAAAGCGCCCGTAAGCATCGTAGTCGCACCCACTACAGAGAGAATACCTACCCACAGCGCTGTACCGCCTAACTCCGGCTGCAACCGCGCCAGTAGATAAATGCCCGCTTTCACCATGGTCGCCGAGTGTAAGTAAGCGGATACAGGGGTGGGCGCCGCCATGGCGTTGGGCAACCAGAAATGGAAAGGGAACTGGGCCGATTTGGTAAAAGCGCCAAGCAGTAAGCAAATTAACATAGGTGTATAAAGAGCATGCTCACGCAAGTCGCTCTCCATTTGGCCGATGTCTGAGAATGACCAGCCACCGCTTGCCACACCTAGCAGCACTAGACCTGCCATCAGCGCAAGGCCGCCCGCTACGGTGACAAACAGCCCCTGACGTGCCGACTTCCGCGCCTCAATATCGGTGTGATTAAAACCGATTAGCAGGTAAGAGGTAATACTGGTGAGCTCCCAAAATATAAACAGGGTAATCAGCCCGTCAGCAAGCACTAACCCAAGCATCGAGACCATGAAGGCCAGCAGTGCTAAATGAAAGCGCGCAATATCCTCGTGCCCTTTTAAGTAGCCACCTGCGTAAATTAAAACGCAGGTGCCTATCACGGTAATCAGCAGCCCAAAGAGCAGTGATAACCCATCAAGCATAAACGTCAAGCTAATGCCTAGCGAAGGTACCCACTGCCATTCCAGTAGCAACGGGCCGTCATTAAGTACTGAGGGGGCTTGGCTGAATAGCCAAGCAGCCATCAAGGCTGGATACAGCGCTAGCACCATGCTTGCACGCTGACCAAACCAGCGGTTAAGCAGTGGCGACGACGCGGCCAGCACAAATCCTAATAATACGGCGAGTTGCATCTAGCAAAATCTCCTGAGTAACAAACTGCTTTTCCCGTATGGAAAAACCCCATGCGGCATGACGCCTTTTCACTATTATCCAAGGCTGCAAGCGGGCATAGAATCACTTATGCCTATGATGTAACACTAAAGTACGATAGGCGTAAGTCGCCTACCATCCAAGCGGCTGCCTCTATAAACTTGGCTGCGTTAGCAGACAAGGCCGTGTTAGATA
Protein-coding regions in this window:
- a CDS encoding cation:proton antiporter, which translates into the protein MTGAIWNLMLGLAWVLLSGDFSGLNMLVGVVFGYIALVLIEPQVDSLKGYPARVPRIIGFICFFIKELMQANLRVAFDVLTPPWHMQPGVIAFPLSARTEMEITMVASLISLTPGTLSLDVSDDRKVLYIHAMFLDDEDELRRSLKNMEHRALELFR
- a CDS encoding Na+/H+ antiporter subunit G, with protein sequence MIEFIKGTLLIAGSLFMLLAAIGLLRLPDLLTRMHATTKAAALGVILIMLAAAMHFAEVGIVARSFAIIVFILMTAPVAAHVIGRAAYFVGSRLWSGTVKDELRPNYDPLTHELKSGLETHENAKRHPRETDPS
- a CDS encoding deoxyribodipyrimidine photolyase → MTTTIDIVWLQDNLRVADNPLLQFDSPPEQLLCLYVLDQNWLQPCVAGEPTPRLGPARLRFLWQSLMELRGELLQRGSDLLVRIGDPAEVVVQLATSLNARQVRTAAHSGSEEVAHIAKVSQQLPASIQLACVDSGYLISADTLPFAAELLPANFSAFRRSVEKQCVIAPPMHAPVTLPSWPDAPRGFPPLKSVCQDSDAWQPDDRQGFTFIGGEAAAVDRLKNYLWQQKGGESYKKTRNGLLGASFSTRLSPWLARGCLSARQVHQEVKAWEEVNGSTESSYWIIFELLWRDYFHRAAQLEGRLLFGREELPEPTEAFNAWRNASTGVPFIDAAMLELYRTGWISNRSRQNVASFLVKDLEVDWRLGAWWFEHCLIDYDVASNWGNWRYIAGVGRDPRQDRYFNVLKQAGHYDPKGLYVAYWLPALASLPCGLERHQPWRVAPTQFPEPLVMPDEWQRWLIAEAEPLNAEHKQGGSNEAAVQ
- a CDS encoding polyhydroxyalkanoate synthesis repressor PhaR — encoded protein: MRVIRKYANRRLYDTQQSRYVTLEDLRCLIIEEEPFRVEDAKSGEDLTRTILLSIIIEQEQADSEAEVFSNDLLAQLIRVYDMSSPLPLARYLEQGTQLMLEQQKRMQTQWKQAMRHSPIEFMRELAEENMRFWQKAINQPTPPEDEEKPEPKEDKKP
- a CDS encoding pH regulation protein F — translated: MDTVILISQIIMGMALVLTFVRVVRGPSLPDRVVALELFSTTVVGLVGVYAIQSGVASFLDAAIVIALMGFLAAIGFARFLERGGPRDD
- a CDS encoding 16S rRNA (uracil(1498)-N(3))-methyltransferase — translated: MNLILLDPNDIGADHHVRITDARRLKHLIEVNRATEGESFNVGIQGGNMGKAELIELSHEQAIFSLGQLEELPPPPLPVHLVLALPRPRMLARTLEHVTALGVKQITLLHTKRVEKSYWQSPELRPDKIHQHLLLGLEQARDTQLPTITLRKGFRPFIEVQLPALLNERRGLVAHPGMPNPCPRGISDETLLLVGPEGGFIEWEVEQLLAAGCQGMHLGPRILRVETAVTALLSRLF
- a CDS encoding murein transglycosylase, with amino-acid sequence MLLKNKGSLGSGAAFCLSLLLATGAASVVSVDAQASQRLMTEVDARAAEELRYASFNQWLSEFRRYAAAQGISEATLVSAFDGLRYRERVIELDRHQPEFVRPIWDYLDTAVSSTRINNGREKLEQHRDTALEMQRRYGVPAEIIVSIWGIESNYGSNFGDFSTLESLATLAYDGRRQDFARGELLAALRIIDQGDIAAEQMRGSWAGAMGHTQFIPSSFEAYAVDGDNDGRRDIWGSIPDVMASTANYLARAGWQSGQPWGAEVVLPSSFDYSQTERRSSAEWAAQGVRAVSGELPAFESAAVIVPAGAEGPAFIVGANFRAILRYNNATSYALAVATLADAIAGRAGISGSWPRDQAPLTRDDVRTLQQRLNSAGYSVGTADGIMGPNTREGVRAFQRDQGLTPDGFATQALLDLLR
- a CDS encoding phosphoribosylamine--glycine ligase, which translates into the protein MKVLMIGGGGREHALAWKLAQSSDVEQVFVAPGNAGTATEPGLTNVDIAATDLAELVAFAQREQIGLTVVGPEAPLVDGVVDRFQAAGLTIFGPTQQAAQLEGSKSFTKDFLARHKIPTADYQTFTTVEPALAYLAEVGAPIVIKADGLAAGKGVIVAMSEAEAESAVRDMLDANAFGDAGARVVIEEFLEGEEASFIVMVDGENVVPMATSQDHKRAYDGDTGPNTGGMGAYSPAPVVTPEVDERIMEQVILPTVRGMAKEGNAYTGFLYAGLMIDAEGNPKVIEYNCRFGDPETQPIMLRLQSDLAALCLAGAKGELAGQQCEWDSRAAVGVVIAAGGYPGSYRKGDVIQGLEAAEKTHCKVFHAGTVQTDQGSIATAGGRVLCVTALGESVSAAQQLAYQGVSKIHWDGAEYRRDIAFRAIAREE